CAGAGCACCAGCTCCTGGAGGCCTCACACCGCTGGAACCACGCTGTGTTTGTGGCCCGGGGGGCCCTGTGGGGCACTGAGGACATCACCAGATTGGATGCAGCTGGGGGCCTCCAGGTGAGGGCCCGCTGGGCTCCCAGTCGAACTAGAGCGGGCCTACAGAGACCCCTGGTCCTGTCACCCTGGCTGTCACTTCCAGAGTCTTCGTGTCACCATGGCCACGCACCCCGATGGCTTCCGGCTAGAGGGACCACTGGCTGCAGTACCCAGCACTGGGCGTCGCACTGTGCTCTATGAAGGCCCCATCCGTGGACTCTGCCCCTTTGCCCCCCGCAACTCCAACACCATGGCGGCTGCCGCACTGGCTGCCCCCAGCCTGGGCTTTGACGGCGTGGTTGGGGTGCTTGTGGCAGATCTCAGGTGAGCATTTGCTTGTGGGGGTTGGTGCTGGGGCTGGGCCAGCCAGACTGACCACCCTGCTTGCCCCAGCCTCACAGACATGCACGTGGTGGACGTGGAGCTGAGTGGACCCCCAGGCCCCACAGGGCGAAGGTTTGCTGTGCACACCCACAGAGAGAATCCTGCTGAGCCCGGCGCTGTCACGG
The genomic region above belongs to Neovison vison isolate M4711 chromosome 7, ASM_NN_V1, whole genome shotgun sequence and contains:
- the ASPDH gene encoding putative L-aspartate dehydrogenase isoform X1 → MALDWVPRRVGVVGYGRLGQSLVSHLLTQGPELGLELVFVWNRDPGRMAGSVPPSLQLQNLAALGERHPDLVVEVAHPKIIQESGAQILRCANLLVGSPSALADQATEHQLLEASHRWNHAVFVARGALWGTEDITRLDAAGGLQSLRVTMATHPDGFRLEGPLAAVPSTGRRTVLYEGPIRGLCPFAPRNSNTMAAAALAAPSLGFDGVVGVLVADLSLTDMHVVDVELSGPPGPTGRRFAVHTHRENPAEPGAVTGSATVTTFWRSLLGCCQLPSRPGIHLC
- the ASPDH gene encoding putative L-aspartate dehydrogenase isoform X3, yielding MAGSVPPSLQLQNLAALGERHPDLVVEVAHPKIIQESGAQILRCANLLVGSPSALADQATEHQLLEASHRWNHAVFVARGALWGTEDITRLDAAGGLQSLRVTMATHPDGFRLEGPLAAVPSTGRRTVLYEGPIRGLCPFAPRNSNTMAAAALAAPSLGFDGVVGVLVADLSLTDMHVVDVELSGPPGPTGRRFAVHTHRENPAEPGAVTGSATVTTFWRSLLGCCQLPSRPGIHLC